From a single Nicotiana tomentosiformis chromosome 2, ASM39032v3, whole genome shotgun sequence genomic region:
- the LOC104097440 gene encoding putative pentatricopeptide repeat-containing protein At3g28640 — translation MEVVHVHGRKVHQYAPTQSHPRHLHYSWSSPQHLRRKQAPRFFCPFKFRRPFLCLTNLRAEGKQMHSWVVKNSFSASDAHVQTALIRFYTNCKALDYARKMFDEITDIDVIQCNVLMSGHLQCGLAKEALSIFQDMLGHGVSADEYCVTTALAACAHLGALEQGKWIHEHVMKREWVESDVFIGSALVDMYAKCGCIHIASEVFDSMPTRNRHSWATMIRGFAVHGRPELAISCLERMQVVDGLKPDGIVILAVLAACAHAGLQKEGQLLLDKMESLYDIAPEHEHFSCVVDLLCRAGKLDDALKLIRRMPMKPRASVWGALLSGCRNHNNVSLAELAVKEILLVEDGNEAEEDSAYVQLSNIYLAARQCDDARRIRRMIGDKGFRKTPGYSAIEIDGMVNEFVAGDVSHSCLTNIHEVLDLIYLDPDFNNLI, via the exons ATGGAAGTGGTGCATGTCCATGGCAGAAAAGTGCACCAATACGCGCCAACTCAAAGCCATCCACGCCATTTACATTACTCTTGGTCTTCACCGCAACACTTACGCCGTAAGCAAGCTCCTCGATTTTTCTGCCCTTTCAAATTCCGCCGACCTTTCCTATGCCTCACGAATCTTCGCGCAG AGGGAAAGCAAATGCACAGTTGGGTAGTTAAGAATTCTTTTTCCGCGTCAGATGCACATGTACAGACAGCATTAATTCGGTTCTACACCAACTGCAAAGCATTGGATTATGCACGCAAGATGTTCGATGAAATTACTGACATTGATGTTATTCAATGTAATGTTTTAATGAGTGGGCACCTTCAATGCGGACTAGCCAAGGAGGCATTGAGTATTTTCCAAGATATGCTGGGGCATGGAGTTAGTGCGGATGAGTATTGTGTGACCACAGCACTTGCGGCCTGTGCTCATTTAGGTGCTCTTGAGCAAGGGAAATGGATTCATGAGCATGTTATGAAGAGAGAATGGGTTGAATCTGATGTTTTTATCGGCTCTGCTCTTGTTGATATGTACGCTAAGTGTGGGTGTATTCACATTGCTTCTGAGGTATTCGACAGCATGCCTACGAGAAACAGGCATTCGTGGGCAACAATGATTCGTGGGTTCGCGGTCCATGGTCGTCCTGAGCTAGCAATAAGCTGTTTGGAGAGGATGCAAGTGGTCGATGGACTTAAGCCTGATGGTATTGTCATTCTTGCAGTTTTAGCAGCGTGTGCACATGCAGGGCTTCAGAAAGAAGGCCAGCTTTTGTTGGATAAGATGGAATCATTATATGATATTGCACCGGAACATGAACACTTCAGTTGTGTAGTGGACTTGTTATGCAGGGCTGGAAAATTGGATGACGCACTTAAGCTCATTAGAAGGATGCCAATGAAACCGCGGGCCTCAGTTTGGGGCGCGTTATTGAGTGGTTGCCGAAATCACAACAATGTTAGTCTTGCAGAACTTGCCGTTAAAGAGATTTTGTTGGTAGAAGATGGCAATGAAGCTGAAGAAGATTCTGCTTATGTTCAGTTATCCAATATATATTTGGCAGCTCGACAATGTGATGATGCACGTCGAATCAGGAGGATGATTGGTGACAAAGGGTTCAGGAAGACCCCTGGGTACAGTGCAATTGAGATTGATGGGATGGTTAATGAGTTTGTAGCTGGAGATGTCTCCCATTCATGTTTAACTAACATACATGAGGTGCTTGACTTGATATATCTGGATCCTGATTTCAACAACCTAATATAG
- the LOC104097439 gene encoding uncharacterized protein isoform X1: MEFFNRAKVIRLKGHLGKYLVADDDEQTVRQSRNGSSKKARWTVEMVADNPHLIRLKSCHERYLSASNDAFLLGMTGKRVFQVPNSVTDSSIEWEPIKEGYQVKLRTKGGKFLRANGATPPWRNSITHDLPHRTATQDWVLWDVDVIDISVTDSESLQSYPSSLSSFSSFGDDDFTDYSNTRRTVSSINSCTSIASDRSSHPSSTQNGMEFFERAKAVRLQSHLGKYLVADEDEQTVRQSRNGSSNRARWIVELVAGKSHVIRLKSCHGLYLAATEQAFLLGMTGKKVLQTVATNNMDGSTEWEPIREGFQVKLRTKEGKYLRANGATPPWRNSITHDVPNRTATQDWVLWGVEVVDITISDTTDINSVSSCLSPASSFNSVLDDYTTSSDIGSPNAVTYQSQRSENAHVKQSLQNSGMEFFQKAKSIRLKSRHDKFLLADPDQETVYQDRHGTSRSAKWTIEFPEEIENVIRLKSCYGKYLTATDDQVLLGVTGRKVVQSLPRKLDSSVEWEPIKDGFLLKLKTRYGNYLRANSGLPPWRNSITHDIPHRHQDWILWEVDIIEILPELPEKYSESESLDDYSSSSFHLTTPKYSRSESRDAFDTSSVKAEGRLIYYHVADENGNANDAVEGPSFHFKGHGVEELTQKLEEITGLENITVCSRNKFNGNLYPLRLALPPNNANMHVVVVPESSKS; this comes from the exons ATGGAGTTCTTCAACAGAGCTAAAGTTATTAGGCTCAAAGGCCATTTGGGCAAGTACCTCGTCGCCGATGATGACGAACAAACCGTCCGACAAAGCCGTAACGGTTCATCAAAAAAGGCACGTTGGACAGTTGAAATGGTGGCAGACAATCCTCACCTCATTCGTCTCAAGAGTTGCCACGAGCGTTACCTCTCGGCTTCTAACGACGCTTTCCTTCTTGGAATGACTGGTAAAAGAGTATTCCAAGTACCAAATAGTGTAACAGATAGTTCAATAGAATGGGAGCCAATAAAAGAAGGATATCAAGTAAAGTTAAGGACAAAGGGAGGGAAATTCTTGAGGGCAAATGGAGCAACACCTCCTTGGAGAAATTCTATAACTCATGATTTACCTCATAGAACTGCAACCCAAGATTGGGTATTATGGGATGTGGATGTAATTGATATATCAGTAACGGACTCTGAATCTTTACAGAGTTATCCTTCATCTCTATCGAGCTTCTCTTCTTTTGGCGATGATGATTTTACAGATTATTCAAACACTCGTCGCACTGTTTCGTCAATTAACAGTTGTACATCCATTGCATCTGATCGTTCTTCACATCCAAGTTCAACACAG AATGGGATGGAATTTTTTGAAAGAGCTAAAGCAGTAAGACTTCAAAGCCACTTGGGGAAATACTTAGTGGCGGACGAAGATGAACAAACTGTTCGACAGAGCCGAAATGGCTCGTCGAACAGGGCACGTTGGATAGTGGAATTAGTTGCAGGAAAAAGTCACGTAATTCGCCTAAAAAGTTGCCATGGTTTATACCTAGCAGCAACTGAGCAGGCATTTCTTCTAGGAATGACGGGTAAAAAAGTACTTCAAACTGTTGCAACAAATAATATGGATGGTTCTACTGAATGGGAGCCAATAAGAGAAGGATTTCAAGTAAAGCTTAGAACAAAGGAAGGAAAATATTTGAGGGCAAATGGAGCTACACCACCTTGGAGAAATTCTATAACACATGATGTTCCAAATAGGACAGCTACCCAAGATTGGGTTTTGTGGGGAGTAGAAGTTGTGGATATTACTATTTCAGATACTACTGATATTAATTCAGTGTCAAGTTGTTTATCGCCAGCATCAAGTTTTAATTCTGTTCTCGATGATTATACGACTTCTTCTGATATTGGATCCCCAAATGCAGTAACCTACCAATCCCAAAGGTCTGAGAACGCACACGTGAAACAG TCTTTGCAGAATTCTGGGATGGAATTCTTTCAGAAAGCCAAATCCATTAGGCTAAAGAGCCGCCATGATAAATTCTTATTAGCTGATCCCGATCAAGAAACCGTGTACCAAGATCGCCATGGAACTTCCAGGAGTGCAAAATGGACAATTGAATTCCCTGAAGAAATCGAAAATGTCATCCGATTAAAGAGTTGTTATGGCAAATATCTAACAGCCACAGATGATCAAGTCCTTCTAGGTGTCACAGGTAGAAAAGTTGTTCAGAGTTTGCCTAGAAAATTGGATTCTTCAGTTGAGTGGGAACCAATAAAAGATGGATTCCTCCTGAAGCTTAAAACGAGATATGGGAATTATTTACGCGCAAATAGTGGATTACCCCCTTGGCGAAATTCAATTACACATGATATACCTCATAGACATCAAGATTGGATCTTATGGGAAGTGGATATTATTGAAATACTGCCCGAATTACCAGAAAAATATTCAGAATCAGAATCATTGGATGATTATTCCAGCTCTTCTTTTCATCTTACAACCCCCAAGTATTCCAGGAGTGAG TCAAGAGATGCATTTGATACTTCCTCGGTAAAGGCTGAAGGTCGACTAATATATTACCATGTGGCGGATGAAAATGGAAATGCAAATGATGCAGTGGAAGGACCATCTTTTCACTTCAAAGGGCATGGAGTAGAGGAACTGACTCAAAAGTTGGAGGAAATAACAGGGCTGGAGAATATTACTGTCTGTTCGCGCAACAAGTTCAATGGGAATCTATATCCTCTTCGGTTAGCGTTGCCTCCAAACAATGCGAATATGCATGTTGTGGTAGTGCCTGAATCATCCAAAAGTTAG
- the LOC104097439 gene encoding uncharacterized protein isoform X2, producing the protein MEFFNRAKVIRLKGHLGKYLVADDDEQTVRQSRNGSSKKARWTVEMVADNPHLIRLKSCHERYLSASNDAFLLGMTGKRVFQVPNSVTDSSIEWEPIKEGYQVKLRTKGGKFLRANGATPPWRNSITHDLPHRTATQDWVLWDVDVIDISVTDSESLQSYPSSLSSFSSFGDDDFTDYSNTRRTVSSINSCTSIASDRSSHPSSTQNGMEFFERAKAVRLQSHLGKYLVADEDEQTVRQSRNGSSNRARWIVELVAGKSHVIRLKSCHGLYLAATEQAFLLGMTGKKVLQTVATNNMDGSTEWEPIREGFQVKLRTKEGKYLRANGATPPWRNSITHDVPNRTATQDWVLWGVEVVDITISDTTDINSVSSCLSPASSFNSVLDDYTTSSDIGSPNAVTYQSQRSENAHVKQNSGMEFFQKAKSIRLKSRHDKFLLADPDQETVYQDRHGTSRSAKWTIEFPEEIENVIRLKSCYGKYLTATDDQVLLGVTGRKVVQSLPRKLDSSVEWEPIKDGFLLKLKTRYGNYLRANSGLPPWRNSITHDIPHRHQDWILWEVDIIEILPELPEKYSESESLDDYSSSSFHLTTPKYSRSESRDAFDTSSVKAEGRLIYYHVADENGNANDAVEGPSFHFKGHGVEELTQKLEEITGLENITVCSRNKFNGNLYPLRLALPPNNANMHVVVVPESSKS; encoded by the exons ATGGAGTTCTTCAACAGAGCTAAAGTTATTAGGCTCAAAGGCCATTTGGGCAAGTACCTCGTCGCCGATGATGACGAACAAACCGTCCGACAAAGCCGTAACGGTTCATCAAAAAAGGCACGTTGGACAGTTGAAATGGTGGCAGACAATCCTCACCTCATTCGTCTCAAGAGTTGCCACGAGCGTTACCTCTCGGCTTCTAACGACGCTTTCCTTCTTGGAATGACTGGTAAAAGAGTATTCCAAGTACCAAATAGTGTAACAGATAGTTCAATAGAATGGGAGCCAATAAAAGAAGGATATCAAGTAAAGTTAAGGACAAAGGGAGGGAAATTCTTGAGGGCAAATGGAGCAACACCTCCTTGGAGAAATTCTATAACTCATGATTTACCTCATAGAACTGCAACCCAAGATTGGGTATTATGGGATGTGGATGTAATTGATATATCAGTAACGGACTCTGAATCTTTACAGAGTTATCCTTCATCTCTATCGAGCTTCTCTTCTTTTGGCGATGATGATTTTACAGATTATTCAAACACTCGTCGCACTGTTTCGTCAATTAACAGTTGTACATCCATTGCATCTGATCGTTCTTCACATCCAAGTTCAACACAG AATGGGATGGAATTTTTTGAAAGAGCTAAAGCAGTAAGACTTCAAAGCCACTTGGGGAAATACTTAGTGGCGGACGAAGATGAACAAACTGTTCGACAGAGCCGAAATGGCTCGTCGAACAGGGCACGTTGGATAGTGGAATTAGTTGCAGGAAAAAGTCACGTAATTCGCCTAAAAAGTTGCCATGGTTTATACCTAGCAGCAACTGAGCAGGCATTTCTTCTAGGAATGACGGGTAAAAAAGTACTTCAAACTGTTGCAACAAATAATATGGATGGTTCTACTGAATGGGAGCCAATAAGAGAAGGATTTCAAGTAAAGCTTAGAACAAAGGAAGGAAAATATTTGAGGGCAAATGGAGCTACACCACCTTGGAGAAATTCTATAACACATGATGTTCCAAATAGGACAGCTACCCAAGATTGGGTTTTGTGGGGAGTAGAAGTTGTGGATATTACTATTTCAGATACTACTGATATTAATTCAGTGTCAAGTTGTTTATCGCCAGCATCAAGTTTTAATTCTGTTCTCGATGATTATACGACTTCTTCTGATATTGGATCCCCAAATGCAGTAACCTACCAATCCCAAAGGTCTGAGAACGCACACGTGAAACAG AATTCTGGGATGGAATTCTTTCAGAAAGCCAAATCCATTAGGCTAAAGAGCCGCCATGATAAATTCTTATTAGCTGATCCCGATCAAGAAACCGTGTACCAAGATCGCCATGGAACTTCCAGGAGTGCAAAATGGACAATTGAATTCCCTGAAGAAATCGAAAATGTCATCCGATTAAAGAGTTGTTATGGCAAATATCTAACAGCCACAGATGATCAAGTCCTTCTAGGTGTCACAGGTAGAAAAGTTGTTCAGAGTTTGCCTAGAAAATTGGATTCTTCAGTTGAGTGGGAACCAATAAAAGATGGATTCCTCCTGAAGCTTAAAACGAGATATGGGAATTATTTACGCGCAAATAGTGGATTACCCCCTTGGCGAAATTCAATTACACATGATATACCTCATAGACATCAAGATTGGATCTTATGGGAAGTGGATATTATTGAAATACTGCCCGAATTACCAGAAAAATATTCAGAATCAGAATCATTGGATGATTATTCCAGCTCTTCTTTTCATCTTACAACCCCCAAGTATTCCAGGAGTGAG TCAAGAGATGCATTTGATACTTCCTCGGTAAAGGCTGAAGGTCGACTAATATATTACCATGTGGCGGATGAAAATGGAAATGCAAATGATGCAGTGGAAGGACCATCTTTTCACTTCAAAGGGCATGGAGTAGAGGAACTGACTCAAAAGTTGGAGGAAATAACAGGGCTGGAGAATATTACTGTCTGTTCGCGCAACAAGTTCAATGGGAATCTATATCCTCTTCGGTTAGCGTTGCCTCCAAACAATGCGAATATGCATGTTGTGGTAGTGCCTGAATCATCCAAAAGTTAG